One Tachypleus tridentatus isolate NWPU-2018 chromosome 3, ASM421037v1, whole genome shotgun sequence DNA window includes the following coding sequences:
- the LOC143247431 gene encoding uncharacterized protein LOC143247431 — translation MSSLICLLLVLLVPVTSHENCLQPHCSYLEKHRAEKSSKDNSEYSQERKFLNTTEVTPPTNVKTGKKAHISDFTNPRTGLNPFLDLKEGTSATTSRTVSFGTNSETLTSTISTHYAEESGKINKSKTSISFTEKNNPKKYDSSKMKKVRLSTMSETNRKLTSFPLQPTLNYNYTHPINRDANFGGQSNNKFPEKTFPLVSETMEKHSLRSGLQPLEGYPNKHREAWPPYPVEGQSNGRKPFSREPFEASGGRRNHFSTRPGTPWRPPLQPHTLVPSTLSEEYSNTEKEGTGDLHITEFPSTSSSINTSRLVNEERDENEDLEETTFSSEHNIITLMLTTVSPSKPEQQLDYDEGEFQTAGKEDSTSVNKSVIVWAVVSATVIVVIAVLFGVCMWRRRTKRIRSRREMFLEEEGSDVKLQYTSPSKIIRNHR, via the coding sequence ATGTCTTCATTGATTTGTTTGCTACTCGTGTTACTAGTGCCTGTTACGTCTCACGAAAACTGTTTACAACCACACTGTTCCTACTTAGAAAAACATCGTGCTGAAAAGTCCTCAAAAGATAACAGTGAGTATAGTCAAGAAAGAAAGTTCTTAAATACAACGGAAGTAACACCACCAACCAATGTGAAAACAGGGAAGAAGGCTCATATAAGTGACTTTACTAACCCTCGAACTGGTTTAAATCCCTTTCTTGATTTAAAGGAAGGCACATCGGCGACGACTAGCAGAACAGTTTCTTTTGGTACAAATAGTGAAACTCTTACATCAACGATTTCTACTCACTATGCTGAAGAATCtggtaaaataaacaaatccaaAACCTCCATatcttttacagaaaaaaacaatccGAAAAAGTACGATTCGTCTAAGATGAAAAAAGTACGTCTTTCCACAATGTCTGAAACTAATCGCAAACTTACATCTTTCCCATTACAGCCTACATTAAACTACAATTACACTCATCCGATAAACCGTGACGCGAATTTTGGTGGACAATCAAACAACAAATTCCCTGAAAAGACATTTCCTCTTGTATCCGAAACAATGGAGAAACATTCTTTAAGAAGTGGATTACAACCATTAGAGGGCTATCCTAACAAACACAGAGAAGCCTGGCCTCCTTATCCTGTAGAAGGACAATCAAATGGAAGAAAACCTTTTTCTCGAGAACCATTCGAAGCTTCTGGAGGAAGACGGAATCATTTTTCAACACGACCAGGTACACCCTGGAGACCTCCCCTCCAACCACACACACTTGTACCGTCAACACTTAGTGAAGAGTATTCCAACACAGAGAAAGAGGGTACTGGTGACTTACATATCACAGAATTCCCCTCAACCAGCAGTAGCATAAATACTTCACGTCTCGTAAATGAAGAACGTGATGAAAATGAAGATTTAGAAGAAACAACTTTCTCTTCCGAGCACAACATAATTACACTAATGTTAACAACTGTATCGCCTTCTAAGCCAGAACAACAACTGGATTATGATGAAGGTGAGTTTCAGACAGCAGGCAAAGAAGATTCAACATCTGTCAACAAAAGTGTTATCGTCTGGGCCGTTGTATCAGCTACGGTAATAGTTGTGATTGCAGTTTTATTTGGTGTTTGTATGTGGAGACGACGAACCAAGAGGATACGAAGTAGACGAGAAATGTTTTTAGAAGAAGAAGGCAGTGACGTAAAACTTCAATACACTAGTCCAtctaaaataataagaaatcacaGGTAG